The following coding sequences lie in one Lentimicrobiaceae bacterium genomic window:
- a CDS encoding prolyl oligopeptidase family serine peptidase, whose product MRVTVIACFLALFFAAGSYAQRQKSLSAGITMKTKTPYLVYLPKDYKKDKHKKFPLILFLHGSAERGNDPELLKKNGPPKMAEEGREFPFVIISPQCPEGQWWSVDVLDALLSKLLRRYRIDSNRVYLTGLSMGGFGTWEFAIKRPGRFAAIAPVCGGGDTIHIEKLKNVPVWAFHGAKDDVVPEARSREMVNALKRIGGNVIYTVYPEANHDVWTDTYNNPALYEWFLSHRRINTIEK is encoded by the coding sequence ATGAGAGTTACGGTTATTGCTTGTTTTCTGGCTCTTTTTTTCGCTGCCGGAAGTTATGCCCAACGCCAGAAATCGCTGTCGGCAGGCATCACAATGAAAACAAAAACTCCTTATTTAGTGTATTTGCCAAAGGATTACAAAAAGGACAAACATAAAAAGTTTCCTTTGATTCTTTTCCTGCATGGCTCTGCTGAAAGAGGAAATGATCCCGAACTGCTGAAAAAAAATGGTCCCCCAAAAATGGCAGAGGAAGGGAGAGAATTTCCTTTCGTAATTATTTCACCCCAATGTCCCGAAGGACAATGGTGGTCGGTTGACGTTTTGGATGCCTTGCTTTCCAAACTACTGAGGAGATATCGCATTGACTCTAACAGGGTGTATCTTACCGGTTTAAGCATGGGAGGATTTGGAACCTGGGAATTTGCCATAAAACGTCCCGGACGATTTGCTGCCATAGCTCCGGTATGTGGCGGTGGCGATACTATTCATATAGAAAAATTAAAGAACGTGCCGGTTTGGGCTTTTCACGGGGCAAAAGATGATGTTGTACCCGAGGCAAGGTCGAGGGAAATGGTCAATGCACTAAAAAGGATAGGGGGCAACGTTATTTATACTGTTTACCCTGAAGCAAACCATGATGTATGGACGGATACCTATAACAATCCCGCCCTTTATGAATGGTTTTTAAGTCATCGAAGAATAAATACTATTGAAAAATAA
- a CDS encoding methylglyoxal synthase: MEKIKRIGIVAHDNQKKDMVEWVKFNSETLVNHKIYCTGTTGRLVETVLQKKAKEKNDDYRVTRLKSGPLGGDLQLGALIAEEKIDVIFFFWDPMQPHPHDVDVKALLRIAVLYNIPCASNRSTADFLISSPLFLQEYKPRLKDYSQYIAREI, translated from the coding sequence ATGGAAAAAATTAAAAGGATAGGGATTGTGGCTCACGACAATCAAAAAAAAGATATGGTAGAATGGGTGAAATTCAATAGTGAAACACTCGTTAATCATAAAATCTATTGCACAGGAACCACAGGAAGATTGGTGGAAACCGTATTACAAAAAAAAGCGAAAGAAAAAAATGATGATTACAGAGTAACCAGATTGAAATCGGGTCCTTTGGGGGGCGACCTTCAATTAGGTGCACTCATTGCTGAAGAAAAAATTGATGTGATATTTTTCTTCTGGGACCCCATGCAACCACATCCGCATGATGTAGATGTTAAAGCATTGCTTCGCATAGCCGTACTATACAATATCCCCTGTGCCAGCAACCGATCTACTGCTGATTTTCTTATTAGCTCTCCACTTTTCTTACAGGAATACAAACCCCGGCTCAAAGATTATTCACAATACATAGCAAGAGAAATTTAA